One Cryptosporidium parvum Iowa II chromosome 5, whole genome shotgun sequence DNA segment encodes these proteins:
- a CDS encoding hypothetical protein (with no plasmodium orthologs), whose protein sequence is WTTGVKKKKITLKANKMIEIPIIGRVNSCYNEKWGTPRQGKYGLSSLATIELNTNIVCRDKLKDLEEHSHTILIFIFNLNKIKNSQKKNFLYINNTNAYFVHQNAKVTPPKIDSGEKRGCLATRSPHRPVPIGLTICNIVNIDLFGMKIQVGGVDIIDGTPIVEIFPYSLNYSISRNVIHTPNWVKPEKNSGIINLCIYFSFASFLDILGISKLKKIETNIQFFDDGDSYRNFNKLRNFIVEILKIDPRSRYSKKKTKLTLFGIKLFNSFQLIYHHHKMCIKVIRFLHTSNLLVEGLNPRTINWYNRLKNFISLDM, encoded by the coding sequence TGGACAACGGgtgtaaaaaaaaaaaaaatcaccTTAAAAGCGAATAAAATGATTGAAATTCCAATCATTGGAAGAGTTAATAGTTGCTATAATGAAAAATGGGGTACTCCTAGACAAGGTAAATATGGCCTATCCAGCTTAGCAACAATTGAATTGAATACCAATATTGTATGTAGAGACAAATTAAAAGATCTTGAAGAACATTCACATACTATcctaatatttatttttaatttgaacaaaataaaaaactctcaaaagaaaaattttttatatattaataatacaaatgcATATTTTGTTCATCAGAATGCAAAAGTAACTCCTCCGAAAATAGATAGTGGGGAAAAAAGAGGATGTCTAGCTACCAGATCTCCTCATAGACCAGTTCCAATTGGGTTAActatttgtaatattgtgaatattgatttatttggtATGAAAATTCAAGTTGGAGGTGTTGATATTATCGATGGTACACCTATTGTTGAGATTTTTCCATATTCTCTAAATTACTCAATTTCTAGGAATGTGATTCATACACCAAATTGGGTAAAACCTGAAAAAAATTCgggaataataaatttatgcATTTACTTTTCATTTGCATCTTTTTTAGATATATTAGgtatttctaaattaaaaaaaatagaaacaAATATCCAATTTTTTGATGACGGGGATTCGTAtagaaatttcaataaattaCGCAATTTCATTGtagaaattttgaaaattgaTCCGAGATCaagatattcaaaaaaaaagaccAAGCTCACTCTCTTTGGGATAAAGCTGTTCAATagttttcaattaatatatcatcatcataaAATGTGTATCAAAGTCATACGTTTTTTACACACAAGTAATTTATTAGTTGAAGGTTTAAACCCAAGAACAATAAATTGGTATAACCGActaaaaaatttcatttctttAGATATGTGA
- a CDS encoding MORN repeat protein: MSGVSRRAVITDPNGVYEGDVNEKGLKHGNGVYKVNTGDVYEGEYSNGLKNGYGVYTWANGDKFEGYYKDDIKWGHGIYRWSNGEVFEGEYVRGVKCGHGIYTWPNGDRFEGEYKDGVKEGFGVYKLATGRIYEGQYSRDMRNGQGTSRYTDGSVYTGEWFDGKEHGHGLLKFSDSSSYEGDFQNGAPNGQGKYTYSNGNYYVGGFKNGLTDGPGSLTFAEDNRVLKANWKDGQVDGDAAIIYPDGGKYTGEVVNGIRQGKGIMTESNGDIFDGEFFRDFRHGEGILTVNGKQKRVKYNMGKKVGLCSC; encoded by the coding sequence aTGTCAGGAGTTAGTCGTAGAGCAGTAATTACAGATCCAAATGGTGTATATGAGGGCGATGTTAACGAAAAGGGCCTCAAACATGGAAATGGAGTTTATAAAGTCAATACTGGAGATGTTTATGAAGGTGAGTATTCCAACGGTCTTAAGAACGGCTATGGGGTTTATACATGGGCGAATGGAGATAAATTTGAAGGCTATTACAAAGATGATATAAAATGGGGTCATGGGATCTATAGATGGTCTAATGGCGAAGTCTTTGAGGGAGAGTATGTAAGAGGCGTTAAGTGTGGTCATGGAATATATACCTGGCCAAATGGTGACAGATTTGAGGGTGAATACAAAGATGGAGTTAAGGAAGGGTTTGGTGTTTACAAGCTTGCAACTGGAAGAATATATGAAGGCCAGTACTCGAGAGACATGAGAAACGGACAAGGTACATCCAGATATACGGATGGATCAGTGTACACAGGAGAATGGTTTGACGGTAAAGAGCATGGCCATGGTCTCTTGAAGTTCAGTGACAGTAGTTCATATGAGGGAGATTTCCAGAATGGCGCACCCAATGGGCAGGGAAAGTATACTTATTCAAATGGAAACTACTATGTTGGTGGATTCAAAAATGGTCTCACAGATGGGCCAGGCTCACTAACATTTGCAGAGGATAATCGCGTGCTAAAGGCAAATTGGAAAGATGGCCAGGTCGATGGTGATGCTGCAATTATTTACCCTGATGGTGGAAAGTACACTGGAGAAGTTGTAAATGGGATAAGACAGGGTAAAGGTATCATGACAGAGTCTAATGGTGATATTTTTGATGGCGAATTTTTTAGGGATTTCCGTCATGGTGAAGGAATACTTACTGTAAATGGCAAGCAAAAGAGAGTCAAATATAATATGGGTAAAAAGGTTGGATTATGTTCTTGCTAG
- a CDS encoding hypothetical protein (similar to CG1349 gene product), which produces MPKKVLVALANGFEEIEFVTPVDILRRADLNVTIAVSGDCKRVMGAHGITIMGDKLLDEVLSEDYDLVMCPGGMDCAIKLGSDQNLLKILRETKKKGGIIASICASPVIVFEKNGLLSDVEKAVSYPSMMNELNRPDSSNAAVCVSSNVVTSQGPGTSVLFGLKLVEMLCGVEKSKLIADTIVAA; this is translated from the coding sequence ATGCCAAAAAAGGTTTTAGTTGCTCTCGCAAACGGATTcgaagaaattgaattcGTAACTCCAGTTGATATTCTGAGAAGGGCGGACCTGAATGTTACAATAGCAGTTTCAGGAGATTGCAAAAGAGTTATGGGAGCACACGGGATAACTATTATGGGTGACAAGTTGTTGGATGAGGTATTGTCTGAAGATTACGATTTAGTCATGTGCCCTGGCGGAATGGATTGCGCAATTAAGCTTGGGAGTgatcaaaatttattgaaaatattgcGTGAaacgaaaaaaaaaggtgGAATAATAGCTTCTATTTGTGCTTCTCCTGTTATTGTATTTGAGAAAAATGGTCTACTTTCAGACGTTGAAAAGGCAGTTAGTTATCCATCTATGATGAACGAACTTAATAGGCCAGACAGCTCAAATGCAGCAGTTTGCGTGAGCTCTAATGTGGTAACCTCACAGGGACCAGGAACTTCTGTTTTATTTGGTTTAAAGCTTGTAGAAATGTTGTGTGGAGTGGAAAAATCGAAGTTAATTGCAGATACAATAGTTGCAGCttga
- a CDS encoding cactin-like protein, with amino-acid sequence MEISNEIEFEKKLQLKRCRESRESIIKDIGYSDEFNPFGDNNLSLPFIWEKKFEQEKKGSSFKQKCNAYPWYQFGVCPINTAEIIEIKKRRENFEEKLQTRNVSNNHFDYGKWIENEKNFEKLQLQSSSIIRIREHRENLFDTFFWKLLIYSYFKLNSTLSSMPSLIKTGLSASISYLISLKDKKLFKLLDEVFITHPNESNDCISLLYQIVSKHKQLSNTNTDLLLIPEWQDILDGLEILLKAKIDELNKNANFYQSDDREINEILNNKEINELKDIMFQSQELADEDYWKRVAVITKVRICKLNVEIVEKTYYECFEKWASLLISKYNIIIQDDNNCANEKIINSADRISNTEEIYNQYDDYEKVDQLIDLPLIEFSQSNERYFSNRSGYQITELILPCVYSMIKARYYWNQYNKNYYSNETLPPKIIQGYKFKIKYPLLGKAENSGIIPRWYITTKDKYLKKNKLLVTNEEVLLKVHEDILFCENEISVMNKLLIITCDHKIYKDVGFSIIDKEWDLNPRSGFKSYFENSTLYLNFNFKQTKYKR; translated from the coding sequence atggaaatttcaaatgaaatagaatttgaaaaaaaattgcaaCTAAAAAGATGTAGAGAAAGTAGAGAGTCGATAATAAAGGACATAGGCTACTCTGACGAGTTCAACCCATTTGgtgataataatttatccCTTCCATTTATTTGGGAAAAGAAGTTTGAGCAAGAAAAGAAAGGCAGTTCTTTCAAACAAAAATGTAATGCTTATCCTTGGTACCAATTTGGAGTTTGTCCAATAAATACTGCCGagattattgaaataaaaaagagaaGAGAAAACTTTGAGGAAAAACTGCAAACTAGAAATGTTTCTAATAATCACTTTGATTATGGCAAATggattgaaaatgaaaaaaattttgaaaaactACAATTACAAAGCTCATCAATTATCAGAATAAGGGAACATAGggaaaatttatttgatacTTTCTTCTGgaaacttttaatttattcatattttaaattaaattcaacATTATCGTCAATGCCATCATTAATCAAAACAGGACTATCCGCCTCTATCTCCTATTTGATTTCTctaaaagataaaaaattattcaaattactTGATGAAGTCTTTATAACTCATCCAAATGAGTCTAACGATTGTATTTCGCTTTTATATCAGATAGTTAGTAAGCACAAGCAGCTAAGTAACACGAATACAGATCTTTTGTTAATTCCTGAGTGGCAAGATATACTAGATGGTTTAgagatattattaaaagcaAAAATAGATGaacttaataaaaatgCTAATTTTTATCAAAGTGACGATCGGGAAATCaatgaaatattgaataacaaagaaatcaatgaattaaaagataTTATGTTTCAGTCTCAGGAATTAGCAGATGAAGATTATTGGAAAAGAGTCGCTGTTATCACAAAAGTTAGAATATGTAAATTAAATGTTGAGATTGTAGAAAAAACTTATTATGAATGTTTTGAAAAATGGGCGAGCTTACTTATTTCCAAGTACAATATCATTATTCAAGATGATAATAACTGCGCAAATGAgaaaattatcaattcTGCTGATCGTATCTCAAATAcagaagaaatatataaCCAATATGACGATTATGAAAAAGTTGATCAACTTATTGATCTACCTTTAATAGAGTTTTCCCAATCAAACGAAAGATACTTTAGTAACAGATCAGGATACCAAATAACAGAGCTAATATTACCATGCGTATACTCGATGATAAAAGCAAGATACTATTGGAAccaatataataaaaactaCTATTCCAATGAAACTCTTCctccaaaaattattcaaggATACAagtttaaaattaaatatccTCTCTTAGGCAAAGCAGAAAATTCGGGTATTATTCCTAGATGGTATATCACTACAAAAGATAAATATCTtaagaaaaataagttACTAGTAACGAACGAAGAGGTCTTACTTAAAGTTCACGAggatatattattttgtgaaaatgaaatttctgtcatgaataaattattgatcATTACATGCGATcataaaatttataaagATGTTGGGTTTTCAATCATTGATAAAGAGTGGGATTTAAATCCTAGAAGCGGGTTTAAAAGCTATTTCGAGAACTCTACCCTATACCtgaatttcaattttaagcagacaaaatataaaagataA
- a CDS encoding protein with signal peptide, and 11 transmembrane domains translates to VRIKMSILRKDSFFSICFLLISAATGMGVLTLPWAFRQTGLFLGIIVLLYWSILCSTTIYFLIMGGLHYKVSNITELMYYSILGEAKIENTPIEAELSSVGSKKRVKIASKVAVLCDVLILFDCLFIIPCLLIFLSDFLIPINILVQQELPKLSIRYPGLEKSSLAKLFYNLFFSISLFFTERYRCIIFFCVIVFLLCIPNNFSAVKLVSVLSVFSSVSTAIIIIYFGLSSNQPPECQSGIMAANTNFCREGKIELFNYNSIREFWKITSVSNIILFSHFCHLILIPTTKNIHHMSTRKIKGIVITFVSAIFIFNCSVGISGYSIFRSNTLPNIISNFAYNDPLIVLVRVYLTLSLTVTVCMEIIPLIDSFSSTVMFLFKSIGSLIDKRKSEIEITSSIKNSEPNLTADEETNSNQCTSTLASTVNLTPYFGINEQKEKNNEQADSSMKKCRCNRSNFMFLSKDKLVKILNLIIVLTFSGIMAIGFSSVAKLIQVTGGTLDGIFVFIIPAWVYYSTYFKHHNKIFGITLLSLYFVNFVVASLSGIVGLFKVE, encoded by the coding sequence GtaagaataaaaatgagCATACTTAGGAAAGattcattcttttcaatatgCTTCCTATTGATTAGCGCAGCTACAGGCATGGGAGTATTAACTCTTCCATGGGCATTTCGACAGACTGGACTGTTTTTGGGAATAATTGTATTGTTATATTGGAGCATTTTATGCAGCACAAcgatatattttttaataatggGAGGATTACACTACAAAGTCTCTAATATTACTGAATTAATGTATTATAGTATTCTTGGTGAAgcaaaaattgaaaataccCCAATTGAAGCCGAATTGAGTTCAGTTGGAAGCAAAAAAAGAGTGAAGATAGCGTCAAAAGTCGCAGTATTATGCGATGTActcattttatttgattgtTTGTTCATTATTCCTTgcttattaatttttctttcagATTTTCTTATCccaattaatattcttgtTCAACAAGAGCTGCCCAAGTTATCAATTCGTTATCCAGGTCTTGAAAAATCTTCTCTGGCGAAGCTGTTTTATAATCtgtttttttctatttcacttttttttacaGAAAGATATCGATGcataatattcttttgcGTAATCGTTTTTTTGTTATGCATACCGAATAATTTCTCTGCTGTAAAATTGGTATCAGTTTTGTCCGTATTTTCATCTGTTTCTACTGCCATCAtcataatttattttggatTGAGTTCAAACCAACCACCAGAATGCCAAAGTGGGATTATGGCTGCAAACACCAACTTCTGCAGAGAAGGAAAAATAGAGCTATTTAATTACAACTCTATTAGGGAGTTTTGGAAAATAACAAGCgtttcaaatattattttgttttctCATTTCTGCCACTTGATATTAATCCCTacaacaaaaaatattcatcatATGTCAACAAGGAAAATAAAAGGAATTGTAATAACATTTGTATCTgctatttttatttttaattgttcGGTTGGAATATCTGGATATTCAATCTTTAGGTCGAACACATTACCAAATATTATCAGCAACTTTGCATACAATGACCCTTTAATTGTTCTAGTAAGGGTCTATTTGACACTATCATTAACTGTCACAGTATGTATGGAAATAATACCATTAATAGATAGTTTTTCCTCGACTGTTATGTTTTTATTCAAGTCAATTGGTAGTTTAATCgataaaagaaaatccGAAATAGAGATAACTAGttctattaaaaattcaGAGCCAAATTTAACAGCAGATGAAGAAACGAACTCCAATCAATGCACATCTACACTGGCGTCTACTGTTAATCTGACTCcatattttggaattaacgaacaaaaagaaaaaaataatgaacaGGCAGATTCTAGTATGAAAAAATGTCGATGTAATCGTTCAAATTTCATGTTTTTGTCAAAAGATAAGCTAGTTAAAATATTGAACTTAATTATTGTCCTTACATTCTCAGGTATTATGGCAATCGGGTTCAGCTCCGTTGCCAAGTTAATTCAGGTCACAGGGGGAACACTTGATGGGATATTTGTGTTTATTATTCCTGCGTGGGTATACTATTCAACATACTTCAAGCATCACAACAAGATATTTGGGATAACATTGTTATCTTTATACTTTGTGAATTTTGTCGTAGCCTCTCTTTCGGGAATTGTAGGACTATTTAAAGTGGAATAG
- a CDS encoding protein with an N-terminal domain shared with the TOG/ALp4p ike microtubule associated proteins produces MKSDGEIIPMVLDSNSNCEIPEYSSENSDIFNGIELSSIPLDSLITSSEWQMRMYGYKKGMKEIESVNISDVENLFIKSIVNDKNISSQNLGIQFLTLYIEQFGLKINNLPTIWRDSISEMLIKKTLINPKTSSSSMNLTFSFFEQSLLIENGNLNKTDYLWDEMIDFINNNKKSKGIVIKQIFGIVKLFSSFIDNYGIEFSPIAKWLKVIVPLVADCSDKSTKECIYEILSMINQDSSLMESISSLLTPLQLKEVQKRSIETEEKKKKPIRNHFVDKIKVRFHSSIMNNSVAVNNNESSIDSFDLIEPVDVMKMLPSNWLDVISDKELKWNERKMIIDNFCKLCETHKKLFINQNDVKSNITHSNKKNFFPTISDYQNLFNILQRIIKCEGNTALILSVIRLCSNLIKCLREKIASIVRPLTTQIMIKIKDQNKIVCTESINFINTVLKFSLNLDQIFDDLCQYGYKEKVTTAKCSAISICNSLIDEIIEKNNIMERHSKGLKQLINVIPSCFDDASIHVRSSACVLLIKLKNPCFGEEISSILQKIIFGLHISKQKLIIETERKLGIKSSTIINTNTTSDKNIHSKALSLSIKATHPPPNSANSTPNNESTQSNRNSLSNIGLYKQIETQNKGSVGVEATENTSINRLLPIKNKNGDSNLSMRLNSNTKFIESSTNLVNESHIHNSEAFPTILNSISSKSDQKINFFERLSNKEQVNLQVLSCSEKKNFYYVDPTDDRNYIFNLPESEIIFETCGSDLISLKEYIKPFISDHLFINMFSSEQIQLDFSINFWERFCNFLRKSTNKKFTLFYFFFRWITYYVEMEIAANYERIIISLINIFSLQGREYNAKFSYNIIYNIILIVINIIIKDLQIFDKSNILSNYEISKYEKIIFLIMEKGLTLNTYFETEEKQGSFNQLNNTSFILNTAINSSLGNLGNPEKKLNLINNYLNIFTDCSNFLKNFGTSNIHSLIDFAERNKSNIEICESVNSILSRISNIIGEKLWNTILISFPDIPINKYYNSNISESLNDDINSNLIFVNTLEYETIKLFNIIGSTGNPKDTGVFLNNVASIILKKIGTNLGIINNKLNYTLEKIDEITKILDNSFMNTLLIENIAYFSEISIHLYFSLTKLGTSKFKVINEIFSDEQTENLFFRAIEYLDKFTNTFQSILVKEEFPIKELMANTLFIMSNYLIWKEYIKDENQKIKLVNSLNNIMGVNIISSFQQELPRLIKIIIEVILFGMKPNNQTIFDHDLLNRLLPKVLRRTKVYLSKNNNDDFQIKDINRCFELAINKETNPDSCELIIIIDFMLEYLLLLLENGLDINKYEEFKLLLTKVLGKIDRDSFQSKIWKIKSML; encoded by the coding sequence ATGAAGAGTGATGGAGAAATTATTCCGATGGTACTTGATTCTAATTCTAATTGTGAGATTCCAGAGTATTCCTCTGAGAATAGTGACATCTTTAATGGCATTGAATTATCGTCAATTCCTTTAGATTCTCTGATTACTAGTAGTGAGTGGCAAATGAGAATGTATGGTTACAAAAAAGGAATGAAAGAAATAGAATCAGTAAATATTAGTGATGTTGAAAACctatttattaaaagtatTGTTAATGATAAGAATATTTCATCACAAAATTTAGGAATACAATTTTTGACACTATATATTGAGCAATTTGGGttgaaaatcaataatttacCAACTATTTGGAGAGACAGCATTTCTGAAATGCTAATTAAGAAGACACTGATTAATCCAAAGACATCAAGCTCGTCAATGAATTTAAcattttcattctttgaacagtcattattaattgaaaatggtaatttaaataagacAGATTATTTGTGGGATGAGATGATagatttcattaataataataagaaatcAAAAGGAATTGTAATAAAGCAAATTTTTGGGAttgtaaaattattttctagCTTTATTGATAACTATGGAATTGAGTTTTCTCCTATTGCAAAATGGTTGAAGGTTATAGTTCCTTTGGTTGCTGATTGCAGCGACAAAAGTACGAAGGAGTGCATTTATGAAATCCTTTCTATGATTAATCAGGATTCATCTTTAATGGAATCAATATCTTCTTTGTTAACACCTTTACAATTAAAGGAGGTGCAAAAGCGATCAATTGAAAcggaagaaaaaaaaaagaaaccAATCAGAAATCATTTTGTTGACAAAATAAAAGTTAGATTTCATTCAAGtataatgaataattctGTAGCTGTTAACAATAACGAGAGCTCAATTGATAGCTTTGATTTGATTGAACCTGTAGATGTAATGAAAATGCTTCCCTCTAACTGGCTTGATGTTATTTCTGATAAAGAACTTAAGTGgaatgaaagaaaaatgataattgaCAATTTCTGTAAGTTATGTGAGACTCACAAGAAGTTATTTATCAATCAAAATGATGTTAAGTCCAATATTACTCACTCCaacaaaaagaatttttttccaaCTATTAGTGATTATCAGAATTTGTTCAATATTTTACAAAGAATAATCAAATGTGAGGGAAATACTGCTTTGATTTTATCTGTTATTAGACTTTGCTCAAATCTTATAAAATGCCTCAGAGAAAAAATCGCATCAATAGTTCGTCCTTTAACAACACAAATAATGATTAAAATTAAGGATCAGAATAAAATTGTGTGTACAGAGTCAATAAACTTTATAAATACtgttttaaaattttcattaaactTGGACCaaatttttgatgatttgTGCCAGTACGGTTATAAAGAGAAAGTTACCACTGCAAAATGCTCAGCTATCTCTATTTGTAACAGTTTAATAGATGAAATcattgaaaagaataatattatggAAAGGCATTCAAAAGGTTTAAAACAATTGATTAATGTTATTCCTTCCTGTTTTGATGACGCTTCAATACATGTTAGATCTTCTGCTTGCGTTTTACTTATAAAGCTTAAAAATCCATGTTTTGGAGAAGAAATTAGTTCAATTCTACAGAAGATAATATTTGGACTACATATTAGCAAACAAAAACTGATCATTGAAACAGAAAGAAAATTGGGAATTAAATCATCTACAATAATCAATACAAACACTACAAGCgacaaaaatattcattcaAAAGCTCTTTCATTATCTATTAAAGCCACGCATCCTCCTCCAAACTCAGCCAATTCAACACCAAATAATGAGTCAACACAATCAAACAGAAATTCTTTGTCGAATATTGGACTTTACAAGCAAATTGAAACACAAAATAAAGGCTCAGTTGGTGTTGAAGCGACTGAAAATACTAGTATTAATCGTTTATTGCCtatcaaaaataagaatGGAGATTCTAATTTAAGTATGAGACTAAATTCTAATActaaatttattgaaagtTCAACTAATTTAGTTAATGAAAGCCATATTCACAATTCAGAAGCTTTTCCAACTATTTTAAactcaatttcatcaaaaagtgatcaaaaaataaatttttttgaaaggCTGTCGAATAAAGAACAAGTAAATTTACAAGTTTTATCTTGCtctgaaaagaaaaatttttattatgtTGACCCAACAGATGATAGAAATTACATTTTTAATCTTCCAGAGtcagaaataatttttgaaactTGTGGATcagatttaatttctttaaaagaatatattaagcCCTTTATTTCAGATCAcctatttattaatatgttTTCGAGTGAACAAATTCAATTAGACTTTTCTATAAATTTTTGGGAAAgattttgtaattttttaagaaaatcAACAAACAAAAAGTTTactcttttttattttttcttcagaTGGATTACATATTACGTTGAAATGGAAATAGCAGCGAATTATGAACGTATAATTATCTccttaataaatattttttcattgCAAGGAAGAGAATATAATGCAAAATTTAGctataatattatttataatataattctaattgttattaatattattatcaagGACCTACAGATCTTCgataaatcaaatattctttcaaattatgaaatttctaaatatGAGAAGATTATTTTCCTTATAATGGAAAAAGGCTTGACATTAAATACTTATTTTGAAACTGAAGAGAAACAAGGGTCGTTTAATCAATTGAATAATACATCATTTATATTGAATACAGCCATTAACTCTTCATTAGGAAACCTTGGGAATCCTGAAAAGAAACTAAACCTGATTAATaactatttaaatatatttactgATTGCTCTAACTTCCTAAAAAATTTTGGTACTTCTAACATTCACTCATTGATTGATTTTGCCGAACgcaataaatcaaatatagaaatttGCGAATCTGTAAATAGCATACTTTCAagaatttctaatattattggagaAAAACTATGGAACActattttaatatcttttcCAGATATcccaattaataaatactATAATTCAAACATCTCTGAATCATTAAATGACGACATCAATtccaatttaatatttgtcaATACATTAGAGTACGAGACTATTAAActcttcaatattattggttCCACAGGAAACCCTAAGGACACTGGAGTTTTTCTCAATAACGTTGcatcaattattttgaaaaaaattggGACTAATTTgggaataataaataataaattaaactATACTTTAGAAAAAATAGAtgaaataacaaaaatacTTGATAACAGTTTCATGAATACGCTATTGATAGAAAATATCGCATACTTTTCAGAAATATCAATACATTTGTACTTTTCATTAACCAAATTAGGAACAAGTAAatttaaagtaataaatgaaatattcaGTGATGAGCAAACAGAAAATCTATTTTTCAGGgcaattgaatatttagaTAAGTTTACAAATACATTTCAGTCTATTCTGGTAAAGGAGGAATTTCCAATAAAAGAGTTAATGGCCAATACATTATTCATAATGAgcaattatttgatttggAAAGAATACataaaagatgaaaatcaaaaaatcaaGCTAGTCAATTCACTTAACAATATAATGGGagttaatataatttcatcttttcAACAAGAATTACCaagattaattaaaattatcatAGAAGTAATTTTGTTTGGAATGAAGCCAAATAATCAGACAATTTTTGACCATGATTTATTGAATAGATTGCTACCAAAGGTATTAAGGAGGACGAAAGTTTAtttatctaaaaataataatgatgattttcaaattaaagACATTAATCGTTGTTTCGAGCTCGCgattaataaagaaacaAATCCAGATTCTtgtgaattaataattattatcgACTTTATGCTTGagtatttattattattactggAAAATGGAttagatattaataaatacgAGGAATTTAAATTGCTTCTAACTAAAGTACTAGGCAAAATAGATAGAGATAGTTTCCAAAGCAAGAtttggaaaataaaatcaatgTTGTAA